In a single window of the Branchiostoma floridae strain S238N-H82 chromosome 2, Bfl_VNyyK, whole genome shotgun sequence genome:
- the LOC118410436 gene encoding glutamic acid-rich protein-like has product MQTIEDEKEEEKEEEEDTKEDEDKEEEKADEEETKDEVDEEEAEEKETKTEEDDTREGDGNLTTLTNIYATRRHVRV; this is encoded by the exons ATGCAAACAATAGAGGACGAAAAGGAGGAGGAaaaagaggaggaggaagacaCAAAAGAAG ATGAGGACAAAGAGGAAGAAAAGGCagatgaagaagaaacaaaag ACGAGGTAGACGAAGAAGAAGCagaggagaaagaaacaaaaacagagGAAGATGACACAAGAGAAGGCGATGGTAATCTCACAACCCTTACGAATATTTACGCCACACGTCGTCATGTGCGAGTTTAG